A genomic region of Papaver somniferum cultivar HN1 chromosome 7, ASM357369v1, whole genome shotgun sequence contains the following coding sequences:
- the LOC113295193 gene encoding kinesin-like protein KIN-12E has product MPFRSIAEPRTIDLTKNMSNFRSENSSSSVSSERIAVIRKDHNVKVVIRIRPLSNSEISIEGLNKCVRKDNTHTITWTGHPDSRYTFDLVADENVTQENLFNVAGLPMVENCLGGYNSCIFAYGQTGSGKTYTMMGDIDGGVQGMTPRVFEHLFTRIQKDEEARKDEKLIFTCKCSYLQIYKEQILDLLDPSTTNLHIREHCKKGVYVENLKEMEVTCARDVIQLLAKRTNNRKVAPTEMNDKNSRSHSVFTCIIESKWEVQGVTHHRFARLNLVDLAGSKRQKRSGAQGERLKETSNINKSLSTLGKVIMNLVSISRGKSVHVNYRDSRLTYLIQDSLDGNLKTTMIANISPANCNSLETRDTLKFAQRAKFIKNNVCVIRFSAYKMIHYIQIQQLKKEVHQLRGLVIGGIENQEVDFPSLSFSGSPGSFKWEGLQGPFSPLTCDRKKPDNKEFEAALVGAFRREKEKQIAMQSLAAENQAAMQLVKRSEDKIHNLEMLLQSREAGIKRLEAVASGKMLAEVHFLLEKEENLREIEVLCHQVDSNLETTRFEMENLHLKEEIRRLRVFSKEGEREMMSEEIMILHSKLLEALDWKRMHESESSMDQSKVETLQKKLDSCLEVLENYFLRIQIDDLVGVLETEKRRASNMGEEARKNQMELKTMVDAISAASDREAKAYEMASTLAKENEELRIQVDEQVNRAEKTEDNTIDLASQPEEEIDSGSTPTTRIYLEWKSYEIKLLKTRDKNFVKDGKIQWQKILAMGGSSCFFYKIYNSVYCSWLLLMLFHTTAGLVAAPLPVTFERGVLG; this is encoded by the exons aTGCCGTTCCGTTCTATAGCTGAACCACGAACTATTGACC TTACGAAAAACATGTCGAATTTCAGATCTGAAAATTCGTCTTCATCAGTAAGCAGTGAAAGAATAGCAGTTATTCGGAAAGATCACAATGTTAAG GTTGTCATTCGAATACGTCCTCTTAGTAATTCTGAAATATCAATCGAAGGCCTAAACAAATGTGTTAGGAAGGATAATACTCATACAATTACTTGGACAGGGCACCCAGATTCTCGTTATACATTTGATCTTGTTGCAGATGAGAATGTCACCCAG GAAAATCTGTTCAATGTGGCTGGATTGCCAATGGTTGAGAATTGTCTAGGAGGTTACAACAGTTGCATCTTTGCATATGGACAA ACTGGGAGTGGGAAGACATATACAATGATGGGAGACATTGATGGAGGAGTCCAAGGTATGACACCGAGAGTTTTTGAGCACTTGTTCACAAGAATCCAAAAG GATGAAGAGGCTCGCAAAGATGAAAAGTTGATATTTACTTGCAAGTGCTCATATTTGCAGATATACAAAGAGCAGATTTTAGATCTTTTAGACCCATCAACAACTAATTTACAT ATTAGAGAACATTGTAAGAAAGGTGTTTATGTGGAGAATCTGAAGGAGATGGAAGTTACTTGTGCACGGGATGTTATTCAACTCCTCGCTAAG CGAACAAATAACAGAAAGGTGGCTCCCACAGAGATGAACGATAAAAATAGTCGTTCTCATAGTGTTTTCACATGTATAATTGAGAGTAAG TGGGAGGTTCAAGGTGTTACTCACCATCGATTTGCACGGCTTAATCTTGTGGATTTGGCTGGTTCAAAGAG GCAAAAGAGATCTGGTGCTCAAGGTGAACGCCTAAAAGAAACCTCAAATATCAACAAGTCGCTTTCGACCTTGGG TAAAGTAATTATGAATCTAGTAAGCATCTCTCGTGGAAAGTCAGTTCACGTCAACTACCGTGATTCGAGGCTCACATATTTGATTCAG GACTCACTTGATGGGAATTTAAAAACAACAATGATTGCTAATATAAGTCCTGCTAATTG TAACTCACTGGAGACTCGGGACACTCTGAAATTTGCACAACGTGCTAAATTTATCAAGAACAATGTATGTGTGATTCGCTTTTCCGCTT ATAAAATGATTCATTATATCCAGATTCAACAACTCAAG AAAGAGGTGCACCAACTTCGGGGTTTGGTTATAGGAGGAATTGAGAACCAGGAAGTTGATTTTCCTAGTCTCTCCTTTTCCGGGTCTCCAGGCTCCTTTAAGTGGGAAGGATTGCAGGGACCATTTAGTCCACTAACGTGTGATAGAAAGAAGCCCGAT AATAAGGAGTTTGAAGCTGCTCTGGTTGGGGCCTTCAGGAGGGAAAAGGAGAAACAAATAGCAATGCAGTCACTGGCTGCTGAAAATCAGGCAGCAATGCAATTG GTCAAACGAAGTGAAGACAAGATACATAATCTGGAAATGCTGCTTCAGTCTCGTGAGGCCGGAATCAAAAGGTTGGAGGCAGTTGCATCTGGGAAGATGTTAGCTGAGGTGCATTTCTTACTGGAAAAGGAGGAAAACCTGAGAGAGATAGAGGTTCTCTGTCACCAGGTGGATAGTAACCTTGAAACGACCAGATTTGAGATGGAAAATCTACATTTGAAAGAAGAAATCCGAAG ATTACGGGTTTTTTCTAAGGAGGGAGAGCGCGAGATGATGAGTGAAGAAATAATGATACTACACAGTAAG TTGCTAGAAGCATTAGATTGGAAGCGTATGCATGAATCTGAATCTTCGATGGATCAG AGCAAAGTTGAAACACTTCAGAAGAAACTAGATTCATGCCTTGAAGTCCTAGAGAATTATTTCCTTCGTATTCAG ATTGATGATTTAGTAGGAGTCCTAGAGACTGAAAAAAGAAGAGCTAGTAATATGGGGGAAGAAGCTAGAAAAAATCAGATGGAGCTTAAAACCATGGTTGACGCAATATCAGCTGCAAGTGATCGAGAAGCTAAAGCTTATGAAATGGCAAGTACCCTGGCGAAGGAGAATGAAGAACTTCGTATCCAG GTTGATGAACAAGTTAACAGGGCTGAGAAAACTGAAGATAACACGATTGACCTTGCTTCTCAACCTGAGGAAGAAATAGATTCAGGATCAACTCCAACTACAAGAATCTACCTTGAATGGAAATCATATGAGATTAAATTGTTGAAGACGCGTGATAAAAACTTTGTGAAGGATGGAAAGATACAGTGGCAAAAGATTTTGGCGATGGGGGGTTCCAG TTGTTTCTTCTACAAAATTTATAACTCTGTTTACTGCAGCTGGCTACTTCTGATGCTATTTCATACTACTGCTGGGCTTGTTGCTGCA CCTCTACCTGTAACGTTTGAGAGGGGTGTATTAGGATAG